One Miscanthus floridulus cultivar M001 chromosome 11, ASM1932011v1, whole genome shotgun sequence DNA window includes the following coding sequences:
- the LOC136492757 gene encoding LOW QUALITY PROTEIN: protein ILITYHIA-like (The sequence of the model RefSeq protein was modified relative to this genomic sequence to represent the inferred CDS: deleted 1 base in 1 codon), whose protein sequence is MSTPGTSGSHADGGGAGASHEAGAALPRTRARVLASRAAAATNSGTAGTENVREEDDVTVGTAESLSDTALLVDLIFQTLPIYDDRASRKAVDDMVIQALGEPTFMKPFAAVLVQSMEKNLKVTNPLTSFKLLRWSHYLLKWSQFATLSKGAFTRLANAQAVLCQVLMDGSFRRRRTCKQLFIRLFSEPSGIYKMYIEELRDLRISMRDSPAFLNLILDFTITSPSLSTEYKSVFLDLYVKTILSSKDRPPKAATEAFKPLFLEIGHEDFKNTVIPSCIKMLKRNPEIVLQSIGYLLKTVRLDLSKYSIEFMPVVLHQARHSDEERRINALSIIGTLSEKSSDPDALPSMVNAIKAVLGGSEGKLSLPYQRIGMINALEKLSRSPPKQIGRLAPSVSSFLLTCYKDDGIEEVKLAILSAIGSWALVSAEAVQPDVVSFIAAGLKEKDTLRKAHLKFLRVICKNSDSLTKVASLLDHLIQLSKTGFSKATQRLDGIYALFAVSRLAAVDTKADGAILKEKLWTLIAQNEPSLISLQLLPKLADDDCLAVLDLLQSLLVEHFFRVREYFSIQSLLQLLIFLLCHPSWEVRKVAYDATKKIFSSSSGLAEDILFLFTDWLSLVGERLSILKQGDMDSSSDSQLPFIPSTELLVKCLFLIAPYAVMHSPRSYSRIILCSHHPCLSSSSSPAGVNKRLQRRLRHEQIFFVDLITPNISVICKELLSQDGLSSSNKQVQSAALCSLSTLMRITPNDTFLEFEKHFIGLQECTLHDSFSESDIKIFYTPEGQLSTEQGVYIAEAVASKNTKLAKGRFRAYDDQDAETARSVVPAKNEKKESSGTGKRETGKSTKKTAPIDKAKTAKEEARELLLKEEASVRMKVGQVQKNLSLMLDALGKLAIANPIFTHGQLPSLVNYVEPLLSSAIVSDAAFCTMLRLARCTAPPLCNWAPEIAAAIRVISVGDFEMVLDLTPVIMEDDSKKKPSSGLFEQIVNGLTIACKAGPLPADSFTFVFPIMERILLSSKKTCLHDDVLHILSMHMDPILPLPRPRMLSVLYHVLGTVPAYHPSVGPMLNELCLGLRSHELAQTLVGVYAKEVHVRLACLTAIKCVPVHSVQRDLQVSTSLWIAAHDPEKVVAELAEELWDRFGFDVITDYSGIFDALSHKNYNVRAASAEALAASLDENQDKMQDALSTLFSLYVRDLGPGVEFGDAHWLGRQGIALALHSIADVLASKDLPVVMTFLISRALADPNVDVRGRMINAGILIIDKHGKENVPLLFPIFESYLNKRASDEETYDLVREGVVIFTGALAKHLSKDDPKVHSVIEKLLDVLNTPSEAVQRAVSDCLSPLMVSKQEEGQALVSMLLDRMMKCEKYGERRGAAFGLAGVVKGFGISSLKKYGIAATLQQNLEDRMSAKSREGALLGFECLCEKLGKLFEPYVIQMLPFLLVSFSDQVLAVREAAECAARAMMSQLTGPGVKLVLPSLLKGLEDKAWRTKQSSVQLLGAMAYCAPQQLSQCLPKIVPKLTEVLTDTHPKVQAAGQTALQEVGSVIKNPEISALVPILLSALMDPNAHTKHSLDILLQTTFINSIDAPSLALLVPIVHRGLRERGVETKKKAAQIVGNMSSLVTEPKDMIPYIGFLLPEVKKVLVDPIPEVRAVAARALGSLISGMGEEIFPDLVPWLLDTLKSDNSNVERSGAAQGLSEVLAALSQDYFDHILPDIIRNCSHQKASVRDGHLTLFRYLPRSLGGVFQNYLQAVLPAILDGLADENESVRDAALSAGHVFVEHYATTSLPLLLPAIEDGIFSDNWRIRQSSVELLGDLLFKVAGTSGKAILEGGSDDEGASTEAQGRAIIEVLGREKRNEVLAAIYMVRSDVSLTVRQAALHVWKTIVANTPRTLKEIMPVLMDTLISSLASSSSERRQVAGRSLGELVRKLGERVLPSIIPILSQGLKDPSASRRQGVCIGLSEVMGSAGKHQLLSFMDELIPTIRTALCDSTQEVRESAGLAFSTLYKSAGLQAIDEIVPTLLRALEDDYTSATALDGLKQILSVRTAAVLPHILPKLVQPPLSSFNAHALGALAEVAGPGLNSHIGTVLPALILAMDDEDVDVQNSARKAAETVLLVIDEEGVQTLIPELLRGISDSQASMRRGSAYLIGFLFKNTKLYLADEASDMMSTLIILLSDTDKATVSAALEAFSRVVAAVPKEQLPMHIKLVRDAVSTARDKERRRRKGVPILVPGLCLPKALQPFLPIFQQGLISGSAETKEQAAEGLGELIDITSEKTLKEVVVPITGPLIRILGDRFPWQVKSAILSTLTIIIMKGGIALKPFLPQLQTTFVKCLQDNNRSVRTRAASALGKLSALSTRVDPLVSDLLSMLQSGDESVKESVLSALKGVIKHAGKSVSSAIRSRGCALLEDLLQAEADDVRSCAAKVIGTLSRYMEETEISDLVQILLNMSSSSDWCTRHGALLAFSSISMHSPSKLCHLASFPSLVDLLKDSLKDDKFPVREVATRTLGRILCFELQSETGTLQLVQLLVLALRDDSSEVRRRSLSCIKAAAKINHSALASHQSILGPAIADALKDSSMPVRLAAERCALHVFQLTKGPDNITAAQKYIGMTGLEVKKIAKLNEESDGSESSDDDKRT, encoded by the exons AATCACTGTCAGATACTGCATTGTTAGTCGATCTCATTTTCCAGACATTGCCAATATATGACGACCGGGCATCACGAAAAGCAGTCGATGATATGGTTATTCAGGCTCTTGGTGAACCCACCTTCATGAAGCcctttgctgcggtacttgtacAATCTATGGAAAAGAATCTAAAGGTTACAAACCCCCTTACAAGCTTCAAGCTTCTCAGATGGTCACACTATCTTCTGAAATGGAGTCAATTTGCCACACTTTCAAAAGGTGCTTTTACCAGACTGGCCAATGCACAAGCAGTCTTATGTCAAGTCCTTATGGACGGGTCTTTCCGTCGGCGCCGGACTTGCAAACAGTTATTCATTCGTCTTTTCTCTGAG CCTAGTGGAATATATAAGATGTACATAGAGGAGCTCAGAGATTTAAGAATTTCCATGAGAGATTCTCCTGCATTTTTGAATCTAATACTGGATTTTACCATTACCTCTCCATCATTATCCACTGAGTACAAG TCAGTGTTCCTGGATTTGTATGTCAAAACCATCTTGAGTTCAAAAGACCGGCCACCGAAAGCAGCCACTGAAGCTTTTAAGCCTCTTTTCTTGGAGATTGGGCATGAGGATTTTAAGAACACTGTTATACCATCATGCATAAAGATGCTGAAAAGAAATCCTGAAATCGTACTACAGTCTATTGGATATCTTCTTAAGACAGTCCGTTTAGACCTAAGCAAGTATTCCATCGAGTTTATGCCAGTTGTTCTGCATCAGGCTCGACATTCAGATGAAGAGAGGAGGATTAATGCTTTGAGTATTATAGGAACACTAAGTGAGAAGTCAAGTGATCCAGATGCTCTACCTTCCATGGTCAATGCTATCAAAGCTGTTTTAGGAG GTTCAGAAGGGAAACTATCACTTCCATACCAGAGAATTGGAATGATAAATGCTTTAGAGAAGCTATCAAGATCTCCTCCAAAGCAAATAGGCAGACTTGCCCCCTCAGTATCAAGTTTCCTTCTAACGTGTTACAAGGATGATG GTATCGAGGAGGTGAAATTGGCGATTCTATCAGCAATAGGGTCTTGGGCTTTGGTATCAGCTGAAGCTGTCCAACCAGATGTTGTTTCATTTATTGCTGCAGGCTTGAAAGAGAAAGACACTTTAAGGAAGGCACATCTGAAATTTTTACGAGTTATATGCAAAAACTCTGATTCTTTAACAAAG GTTGCTTCTTTATTGGATCATTTGATTCAGTTGTCAAAAACTGGCTTCAGCAAGGCAACACAGCGGTTGGATGGAATCTATGCACTCTTTGCAGTATCCAGGCTTGCTGCTGTTGATACAAAAGCAG ATGGTGCCATTCTGAAGGAGAAACTGTGGACATTGATTGCTCAAAATGAACCCTCGTTGATCTCTCTACAGTTG CTTCCCAAACTAGCAGATGATGATTGCTTAGCCGTCCTGGATCTTCTTCAATCACTGCTTGTAGAACATTTCTTCAG GGTTCGTGAATATTTTTCGATCCAGTCATTGCTGCAG CTGCTAATATTTCTACTTTGCCATCCAAGCTGGGAAGTCAGAAAGGTAGCTTATGATGCAACCAAGAAAATCTTCTCAAGCTCCAGTGGTCTAGCCGAAGATATTCTTTTCTTATTCACAGATTGGTTGTCACTAGTTGGAGAGAGACTGTCAATATTGAAACAAGG TGATATGGATAGCTCATCGGATTCACAGTTACCATTCATTCCATCTACTGAGCTCCTTGTCAAGTGCTTGTTTTTGATTGCACCTTATGCTGTTATGCATAGTCCGAGATCATATTCTCGAATTATTTTGTGCTCCCACCACCCTTGTCTTTCCAGCTCCTCAAGCCCAGCTGGTGTAAACAAG AGGTTGCAAAGAAGGCTGAGACATGAACAGATTTTCTTTGTTGACTTAATTACTCCCAACATCTCTGTTATCTGCAAG GAATTACTTTCACAGGACGGTCTATCTAGTTCCAACAAGCAAGTACAGAGTGCAGCATTATGTTCGCTATCGACGCTTATGAGAATTACTCCTAACGACACATTTCTAGAGTTTGAGAAG CACTTCATAGGACTCCAGGAGTGCACCTTGCATGATTCCTTCTCTGAGAGTGATATTAAG ATATTCTATACTCCAGAGGGGCAGTTGTCAACTGAGCAAGGAGTTTACATTGCTGAGGCTGTTGCTTCCAAAAATACAAAACTTGCAAAGGGGCGTTTCCGTGCATATGATGATCAAGATGCA GAGACAGCTCGGTCTGTTGTCCCTGCAAAGAATGAGAAGAAAGAATCCTCAGGCACTGGCAAGCGAGAAACTGGGAAATCTACAAAAAAGACTG CTCCTATAGACAAGGCTAAGACTGCTAAAGAGGAGGCTAGAGAGTTGCTCTTGAAGGAGGAAGCATCTGTACGTATGAAGGTTGGGCAAGTGCAGAAGAATCTCTCCTTAATGTTGGATGCTCTTGGCAAGTTGGCTATTGCTAATCCTATATTTACTCATGGTCAACTGCCATCTCTG GTAAATTATGTTGAACCTTTGCTAAGTTCTGCAATAGTAAGCGATGCTGCATTTTGTACAATGTTGAGGCTAGCTCGTTGCACT GCCCCTCCTCTTTGCAATTGGGCGCCCGAGATTGCTGCTGCGATTCGTGTGATATCTGTTGGTGATTTTGAAATGGTTTTGGATCTTACACCTGTGATAATGGAAGATGATAGCAAGAAGAAGCCATCATCTGGCCTCTTTGAACAAATAGTAAATGGGCTGACTATTGCGTGCAAAGCGGGTCCTCTTCCAGCAGATTCATTTACTTTTGTCTTTCCG ATCATGGAAAGGATCCTTCTATCTTCAAAAAAGACATGTCTTCATGATGATGTGCTTCACATACTATCTATGCATATGGATCCAATACTACCACTTCCTCGACCTAGGATGTTATCA GTTCTTTATCATGTGCTAGGCACTGTTCCTGCCTATCATCCTTCGGTTGGGCCTATGCTGAATGAGCTATGCTTAGGTCTAAGAAGCCATGAGTTAGCACAG ACTCTTGTTGGAGTATATGCAAAAGAAGTGCATGTTAGGCTTGCCTGCTTAACTGCTATAAAATGTGTTCCTGTGCACTCTGTGCAACGAGATTTGCAGGTGTCAACAAGCCTCTGGATTGCTGCTCATGATCCGGAGAAG GTGGTTGCTGAATTAGCAGAGGAGTTATGGGACCGCTTTGGTTTTGATGTCATCACTGATTACTCTGGTATTTTCGATGCACTTTCCCATAAAAATTATAATGTTCGTGCTGCATCTGCTGAGGCTCTGGCTGCGTCATTGGATGAAAATCAAGACAAAATGCAA GATGCACTTTCTACCCTTTTCTCTCTGTACGTTCGTGATCTTGGCCCTGGTGTTGAATTTGGAGATGCACACTGGCTTGGAAGACAGGGTATTGCATTAGCACTCCACTCTATCGCTGATGTTTTGGCCTCTAAAGATCTTCCTGTTGTCATGACATTTCTCATCTCACGTGCCCTG GCTGATCCAAATGTCGATGTTCGTGGTAGAATGATTAATGCTGGCATCCTTATTATTGACAAGCATGGAAAGGAAAATGTTCCTTTGCTATTTCCTATTTTTGAGAGCTACTTGAATAAAAGG GCATCAGACGAGGAAACATATGATCTCGTGAGGGAAGGTGTTGTTATTTTCACTGGTGCTCTGGCCAAACATCTATCAAAG GATGATCCCAAAGTTCACAGTGTTATTGAGAAGTTGTTAGATGTCCTTAACACCCCATCAGAGGCAGTTCAACGTGCTGTCTCAGATTGTTTGTCCCCACTTATGGTATCCAAACAG GAAGAGGGTCAAGCTCTTGTTTCTATGCTCTTGGATCGGATGATGAAATGTGAAAAGTATGGTGAGCGACGTGGTGCAGCCTTTGGCCTTGCTGGTGTGGTTAAAGGATTTGGAATTTCTTCCTTGAAAAAATATGGCATTGCTGCAACATTGCAGCAAAATTTGGAAGACAG AATGTCTGCAAAATCTCGTGAAGGAGCTTTACTTGGATTTGAGTGCCTGTGTGAGAAGCTCGGCAAACTATTTGAGCC GTATGTCATTCAAATGCTTCCGTTCCTACTTGTGTCTTTCTCTGATCAAGTCCTAGCAGTGCGCGAAGCTGCTGAGTGTGCTGCTCGGGCAATGATGTCTCAGCTCACTGGTCCTGGTGTGAAGCTTGTCCTTCCTTCACTTCTTAAG GGTCTAGAAGATAAAgcatggcgtactaagcaaagcAGCGTTCAACTTCTTGGTGCCATGGCATATTGCGCTCCTCAGCAGCTATCTCAGTGTCTTCCAAAGATTGTTCCAAAGTTAACTGAG GTACTAACAGACACACATCCTAAAGTCCAAGCGGCTGGACAGACAGCTCTCCAGGAG GTCGGAAGTGTCATAAAGAATCCAGAAATATCTGCACTAGTCCCTATTCTTCTGTCAGCTCTGATGGATCCAAATGCCCACACTAAACACTCTCTTGACATCCTTCTTCAG ACTACTTTTATTAACTCCATAGACGCACCATCGCTTGCACTGCTTGTGCCTATAGTGCATAGAGGACTGAGGGAGAGGGGTGTTGAGACTAAGAAGAAAGCTGCTCAAATAGTTGGAAACATGTCTTCTTTAGTTACAGAACCAAAGGATATGATCCCATACATTGGTTTTCTCCTACCAGAAGTTAAGAAG GTTCTTGTGGATCCTATACCTGAAGTCAGGGCAGTAGCTGCTCGAGCTCTGGGGTCTCTTATAAGTGGAATGGGTGAAGAAATCTTCCCAGATCTTGTGCCATGGTTATTAGATACTCTGAAATCAGATAATAGTAATGTTGAACGATCTGGTGCTGCGCAGGGATTGAGTGAG GTTTTAGCTGCTCTTAGCCAAGATTATTTTGACCATATTCTTCCTGACATCATCCGAAACTGTTCCCATCAAAAGGCTTCTGTTCGTGATGGACATCTTACACTTTTCCGG TATTTGCCAAGATCATTGGGTGGTGTTTTCCAGAACTATCTGCAGGCTGTTCTTCCTGCTATATTAGATG GGCTTGCTGATGAGAACGAATCTGTTCGGGATGCTGCGCTTTCTGCTGGTCATGTCTTTGTGGAGCATTATGCAACTAC GTCCTTGCCTCTGTTGCTTCCTGCTATCGAGGATGGGATCTTCAGTGATAATTGGCGTATCCGACAAAGTTCCGTTGAACTTCTTGGGGATCTCTTATTTAAG GTCGCTGGAACTTCTGGGAAGGCAATCCTTGAGGgtggaagtgatgatgaaggtgctaGTACAGAGGCTCAGGGGCGTGCTATTATTGAAGTACTGGGAAGGGAGAAACGCAATGAAGTTCTTGCTGCCATTTATATGGTTCGTTCTGATGTCAGCTTGACTGTCCGGCAG GCTGCATTACATGTCTGGAAGACAATTGTAGCAAATACTCCAAGAACTCTGAAAGAGATAATGCCAGTACTTATGGACACACTTATTTCATCTCTTGCATCATCTTCCTCAGAAAGGCGTCAG GTTGCTGGAAGATCACTTGGTGAGCTTGTAAGGAAGCTTGGTGAAAGAGTTTTGCCCTCGATTATTCCAATCCTGTCACAAGGACTCAAAGACCCAAGTGCTAGCAGAAGACAA GGAGTTTGCATTGGTTTGAGTGAGGTTATGGGCAGTGCGGGAAAACACCAGCTATTAAGTTTTATGGATGAACTTATTCCTACCATTCGTACTGCTCTATGTGACAG CACCCAAGAGGTCCGTGAATCTGCTGGGCTAGCGTTTAGTACTCTGTACAAG AGTGCTGGactgcaagccattgatgagatTGTCCCCACATTGCTACGGGCTTTGGAAGATGACTATACATCTGCAACAGCCCTTGATGGTCTAAAGCAGATTTTAAG TGTCAGAACAGCAGCTGTTTTGCCCCATATATTGCCCAAATTAGTCCAGCCCCCCCTCTC TTCATTCAATGCACATGCATTAGGTGCTCTAGCAGAGGTTGCTGGGCCAGGTTTGAATTCACATATCGGAACTGTTCTCCCAGCATTGATTCTtgctatggatgatgaagatgtg GATGTACAAAACTCAGCCAGGAAAGCTGCCGAAACTGTTCTGTTGGTTATTGATGAGGAAGGAGTGCAAACTTTGATACCTGAGCTTCTAAGAGGAATCAGTGACAGTCAG GCATCAATGAGGCGGGGTTCAGCCTATCTAATTGGTTTCCTCTTTAAAAACACTAAATTATATTTGGCTGATGAGGCTTCTGATATGATGTCAACCCTAATAATTTTGTTGAGTGATACAGACAAGGCTACTGTATCA GCTGCTTTAGAAGCATTTTCAAGAGTTGTTGCAGCTGTTCCAAAGGAACAGCTCCCGATGCATATAAAACTAGTGCGCGATGCTGTCTCTACAGCCAGAGATAAAGAGCGCAGAAGGCGAAAG GGTGTGCCTATTCTTGTGCCTGGCTTATGTCTTCCTAAAGCACTGCAGCCTTTTCTTCCTATATTTCAGCAG GGTTTAATTAGTGGGTCGGCCGAAACAAAAGAGCAGGCAGCTGAAGGTCTAGGAGAGTTAATTGACATAACAAGCGAGAAGACCCTTAAGGAAGTTGTAGTGCCAATTACAGG ACCTCTTATTCGCATCCTTGGCGATCGATTTCCATGGCAAGTTAAGTCAGCTATCCTATCAACCCTGACAATCATCATCATGAAAGGTGGAATTGCACTCAAGCCCTTCCTTCCACAACTTCAAACTACATTTGTAAAATGTCTACAGGATAACAATAG GTCTGTCCGGACGAGGGCTGCATCTGCTCTCGGAAAGCTTAGTGCTCTTAGCACACGGGTGGATCCTTTAGTTAGCGATCTTCTGTCCATGTTGCAG tCAGGAGATGAATCTGTCAAAGAAAGTGTGCTTTCTGCGCTTAAAGGTGTTATCAAACATGCCGGTAAAAGTGTCAGCTCTGCAATAAGGTCACGTGGATGTGCTCTTCTTGAAGATCTGCTGCAGGCTGAAGCTGATGATGTCCGCAGTTGTGCTGCAAAAGTGATTGGCACATTGTCTCGG TACATGGAGGAGACAGAGATTTCAGATTTGGTGCAAATCCTATTGAACATGAGCTCCTCATCAGACTGGTGTACCAGACATGGTGCTTTGTTAGCATTCTCGTCAATATCAATGCATTCTCCATCAAAGTTGTGTCATTTGGCATCCTTTCCATCTCTGGTTGATCTTCTGAAAGATTCTCTTAAAGATGACAAG TTCCCTGTTCGTGAAGTTGCTACAAGAACTCTGGGAAGGATACTTTGTTTTGAGCTACAGTCAGAAACCGGCACCTTGCAACTTGTTCAGTTGCTTGTCTTGGCCTTGCGTGATGATTCAAGTGAAGTTAGGAGAAGATCGTTGTCGTGTATCAAAGCTGCTGCAAAG ATAAATCATTCAGCTCTTGCTTCACATCAATCCATATTGGGCCCGGCAATTGCTGATGCTTTGAAGGACTCGAGCATGCCTGTACGTCTAGCAGCGGAACGCTGCGCCCTTCATGTTTTCCAGTTGACTAAAG GGCCAGATAATATTACAGCAGCGCAAAAGTACATAGGCATGACTGGCTTGGAAGTGAAGAAAATCGCAAAGCTTAACGAGGAGAG TGATGGCAGTGAgagcagtgatgatgacaagaggaCATAA